CAATCCAAATTTCTTCGGGGTCGCCGAGATCGCGGCAATATCGTGAGTAAATTCTCACCAATTCATCCATCGTAAAGCCTCGCGAGGCATAGAGATGCGGTGTTTTTTCTTTTTTATCCAAGTTAGAACGCTTGTTAATTCAATAGGTTTTAAGAAATTTTTTTTCAATCGCTTCGACTTTTGAGAGTCGGGTTTGATGGCGTTCACCTTCAAACGGTGTGGTAATAAATGTCGTTACAATCCGCTTAATCACTTCGATTCCCAAAGCGCGAGCGCCAAGCGTGAGCACATTGGCATTACCGTGTCCGCGTGCAATTTGGGCTGAAAATTCATTATAGCACAATGCCGCGCGAATCCCGGGCATTTTGTTCAACACAATGGCAGATGCAGTTCCTACCCCATCAATCATAATTCCAAATGTTGCTCTTCCTGTACGAACAGCTTCACCCACTTTTTCGGCGAAATCGGGGTAATCGCAAGACGATTCGGAATCGGTTCCGAAATCAAGCAAACGATAATTTTTATCTGCAAGCAGTTTTTTCAAATCGGTTTTCGTTTGAAAACCGGAGTGATCTGAACCAATGGCAATGGTTAATTGAGAGGGTTCGGGAAGCGGTTTTGTTGCCTTCAACTTTGAAATAAGCTTTATGCCAAATTCCTTAGCACGGTCTTTGGCAAGCGGCGTCACGAGCGACACTGAGGTAAGTTCTATTTCTGATTTCCCACTTCTTTTCGCAGCAAGAATATC
This DNA window, taken from Chloroherpetonaceae bacterium, encodes the following:
- the rpiB gene encoding ribose 5-phosphate isomerase B, which produces MGKTLITEKDILAAKRSGKSEIELTSVSLVTPLAKDRAKEFGIKLISKLKATKPLPEPSQLTIAIGSDHSGFQTKTDLKKLLADKNYRLLDFGTDSESSCDYPDFAEKVGEAVRTGRATFGIMIDGVGTASAIVLNKMPGIRAALCYNEFSAQIARGHGNANVLTLGARALGIEVIKRIVTTFITTPFEGERHQTRLSKVEAIEKKFLKTY